The segment TTTGCATGTGGGCGGAGGGATTGTGGCGGATTCGGATCCGGATGCCGAGTACCAGGAGACTCTGCACAAGGCCGCAGCGTTTCTGCAGGTGTTGGGGGGTGAAGTGAGCGCGTTGGGCTCCGGCGGCGTGCCATCCGTGTGTCGTGGCGAGCAGTGCGAAGCCATCTTTGTGGAAAACAGATCCCCACGTCGCGGAGTTTACCCAGAGCGAATGCGAAGAGCTCCCCGGGATGACGATGGTGCCTGAAACCAAACCCCCCAAACACCCAGTACCCGCTCAACCAGTACATCAGTCTGAGTGTATGCCCTCCGGTCTCTTCGAAACCATGCGCATTTCGCGCGGACGTATTCCTCTTTTAGACCGCCATCTCAAGCGTCTCTGCGGCGGATGGATTGCCTTGGGATTTTCCCCTCTTCCTCCAAAAGACGAACTTCGTGCTGCAGCGGTGCAGCGCGTCTCTGAGTCCAATATTGAAGAAGGAGTCTTGCGCTTGATTGCGACCGGAGGCGAGGGCAAGTCTGCCGCGTGGGAGTTCCGGGTTCAAGAAGGCATTGCTTATACGTCTGAGCATTACTCTCAGGGAGTGGGCGCGGCGCTGGTTCCGGCGCAACGCGATGAGAGTTCTAAGCTTTGCCGTTACAAGACACTCGACTATTTTGGTGATTATTTGGCGCGGCGCCAGGCGCGCGAACGAGGCGTGTTTGAAGGCCTGCTCCAAAACTCACGCGGTTTTCTTGCAGAGGGGAGTGTGAGCAATCTTTTTGTGGTGAAGAATGGGTGTGTGAAGACGCCGCCTTTAGAAGACGGGGCTTTGCCGGGGATTGCCCGTTCTCTGGTCGTTGAAAAGATTGTGGAGTGGGGTTGGGATTATGCCAAGGAGTCGTTGCTTTTGAGTGATGTGCTCGATGCAGATGAGGCCTTTCTCACCAATGCGGTGATGGGAGTGATGCCGTTGGTGCAATTGGAAGGGCAGCGGATTGGAAACGGGGCGCCGGGAGTTAAGACCAAGGAGCAGATGGAGTGCTATAGTTCGTTGCTTTTTTGACGCTGTGCAAAGGCCTTTGCGAGCAGTTCTTTGTAGCGGACGCTGCGGCGCACGTAATTGAGATGCGGGTCATTTTCCAATAAATCGAAATCGTCATAGCCGAGGCGCAGGGCTCGTTCCAGGGCGCGGATGGAAGGGGCTGTTTGTTTGAGCAGGGAGTAGTCGCAGGCCAGATTGTAGTGAACCACGGGGTCATTAGGCCTTAGCCGCGCCAGCTGCTGGTCCACTGCCAGCCCTTGCCGGAACTTTCCCACACAGGTGTAGGCCTCACCCAGGGCGCTCAGAGCTTGGACACTTTCCGGCTGGCGTCTCAGAACCCCTTCAAAGAAGGAGATTTGGAATTCGAGGTCTTCGCGATCGTTTGGCATTTTTGTAATCCTTAAAAACTACTTAACTATACCACAATTTGCAGCTTAAGTCAACGGAGGCTCAGGCGCTCCAGGCGCTCAAAACCTCACTTATTACAGAAATCATTGGCTCATGGATCAGGCCATTGCTTGCGAGTATTTCTTTGCCGTCGAGCTCGCAGGGACCCCCTGCCATATTGGTGATCCGTCCGCCTGCTTCCTCCACCAACAGACAGCCTGCGGCAATATCCCAGGGAGAAAGCCCAAACTCCCAAAAGCCTTCAAAGCGTCCGGCCGCTGTATAGGCCAGATTCAGGGCTGCGGAGCCGT is part of the Candidatus Omnitrophota bacterium genome and harbors:
- a CDS encoding aminotransferase class IV family protein, with protein sequence MPSGLFETMRISRGRIPLLDRHLKRLCGGWIALGFSPLPPKDELRAAAVQRVSESNIEEGVLRLIATGGEGKSAAWEFRVQEGIAYTSEHYSQGVGAALVPAQRDESSKLCRYKTLDYFGDYLARRQARERGVFEGLLQNSRGFLAEGSVSNLFVVKNGCVKTPPLEDGALPGIARSLVVEKIVEWGWDYAKESLLLSDVLDADEAFLTNAVMGVMPLVQLEGQRIGNGAPGVKTKEQMECYSSLLF